CAGAAATTATTCCATaaaaaagcaacaaaaaaNatatatatatatatatatatatattttgttgaaattgttcgattttgtttattaaaaaattaaatacataatttgataatattattttgtgtattacacaaatatttccattttatgaTATATAAAATGTTAAGGTAACAAACAAATCACGAGTAGGAAATGAATCTTCAGTAGTAGAAAGTGTAATAGGTCGGGTCGTTATTTCTAATTAGCAGTCATTCTATTTGACTATAGAGGTCGGGACGTTACACAACTCATTCACCATCATTTAGTAGATAAACACATTAttgtctttttattaattttttttttagtgatatGATGTTGTCATGGACGCACGTAAACGTGTTTAGAAAAACTATTATGCTGCCTATTGTTTCGTCTCATCGATGAACCCTTAAATAATTCTCgttttttagtgtttttaataacaattttatataaagtttatatttttggagTTATTCTATTGATTacaaattgtttttttcttactaAATTTGCTACCAATCTATTTAAAGTCATTTATTATATCTGAAGTGTTTCTTCAAAATAGATTTTAGATAGTATTGATTTATACAGTTTAGATATGATTTatacgaaaaaaaaagttatcatTTATCAAGATTTTTATGTCATTAGAATaagttttcaatttaataactattttatttttaactttagatttttaaaaattaaagtccTTTTCTTGCTTTATTatctacttttaaaaaattgattatttttttcaaaatttagctcaacttacaaaaaaaaaaaaattgtaaagaaaaaaaNaaaaaaaatatatatatatatatatatataaaagcgttaataattaaatcattaatacaaaaatgaaagagagagatcaTTAAAACGCTTCAATAAACTATActtttaaactaataattttatcaaGTTGGCTCGTAAAAAAGTGACTTTAATAGTGTATTAATTTCGGGAGATGTCCCTAACACCCTATAAAATAACCATACATAGCGCCATAATTTCCTATTACACATTATTTACTCACTCAAAAAGTCATTACACCTATAACACACGAGGAACTTTGAAGGAATAAGGAGAATAAATGTGCAATAACACATATCTAACAAACAAACTCCTTGTATCAATCAGGTTACCTTTGTATTATTTGATGAGTCGTTCGAACGAAACCAGAAATTAACGAGAAAGGAGTCGATGATAATCTACAAATAAGCATACTTTCATGTCAATTGAACTGATAAGGGAACTATGATGAGATAATTGAAGGGGTAAGTCTAAGAAACCTGGATTATATGCGCTGCCACGCATGGAAGAACCAGCAAACCGGACACGCCAAGCGCGCCGTGGAGCTGTTCTACGACTGCCACCATCACAGGCAGAGTTTTCTGCAAAGAATGTGGGTGTTTGAGCTCTATGATATTGTATATCATTCATGAATGAACAAGTGTTTGATACGCGTTAGATATGTTCTTAATTTGTTCGATTAAGACTAACAAGTCTGGTATATTTGACAAGTGTTCAACATATAACAAGTCTAGTATATTTGACAAGTGTTCAACATATATTTAGGAGCGTCTATAACATGTTGAACATATTATCTAGGCTAAAGTGTTCGAGCTATAGATCTACACAACCATGCACACAAAAAGGTACTCGCGTACGTCTGCGACTGATTTCTCGTATCTTTGCAATAACGTGTTGtttgtgttggatgatggaagtcccacatcggctaatttagggaatgatcatgggtttataagtgaggaatactaactccattggtatgaggccttttggggaagcccaaagcaaagccatgagagcatatgctcaaattggacaatatcgtaccattgtggagagtcgtattcgtctaacttggtatcaaagtcatgccttaaaacttagtcgtgctaatagattggtaaatcttcaaatatcgaacaaaggactccaaaagaaaaggagtcgagcctcctcaaaggcagtaaaaaatgactatgacaccaaaggagtcgagcctcgattaaggggaggcgcactttgttcgaggggaggtgttggatgatgaaagtctacatcggctaatttagagaatgatcatgggtttatattcaaggaatactctctccaggTCTGatgccttttggggaagccaaaagcaaagccatgagagcttatgctcaaagtggacaatatcataccattgtggagagttgtgttcgtctaacagttTGGACCTCGTTTGGTAACCATTTGGACTTcgatttttggtttttgaaaattaggttGGTAAACACTACTTCCAACTACTTCCATATATAtaggtttctttgttttgttatctacATACCTGACTTGCCACAAGCACAACGGCACTGACATTTCGTCTCCTCGAGAAAACAGATTCGTCGCCACCAGAAAAGGCTGCTAGGATTCGTACACCAAGAGCATTAAAGGCTAATAAGGCGAGATGCAATAATCTGAAAATACAACAGCGTGTTAGTCTTTAGCAGCATCaatctaaaagaaaatggtgatTGATCAGTGAATTCAAAGCTTTATTAGGCAAGGATAAGGAAACTAGGAAGGGTTTCTGGTAGCATACGTGCCCATTCCTATGGCTACAAGAAATACTTCAGGCTTGACCATCAGAAGTAGCGACCTTGATCTGCTCACTTGCATCCATGGCACCTAATCTTAAAATGTTATAATCTGATTAAAGAGCATAAATTAAcgatttcataaaataaaaatattaacgcTCTTCTATCGAACCGCTTGTCCAAGTAGAACCTAAGAATTATTTGTTAACAACATAATTGCTTAGTATAATGGGTAGACATGTAAAGAATCAGAAATTACTATTAAACatcttatatttatatatagaaaaatatagtaTTAGGGAGAAAACAGTACACGAGCAATCATGAAGGGAAACAACAATAGtgatgatgataatgaatTAGTGTCTCACAAGACTGAGAAGAATTGCATTGATCCTTGGAAAAAGTTTACGATTTCCATCAACAAAGTCCGCCACTCCTAAAAGATTAAGAAGAGAAACAATAACTTAGCAGGAGCTTCAAGAAAATTTGTCTTATAAAATCATGAGCATTCTGAGGTTAAACACTAAAGATGATGGGCAACCATTGTAAACAGTTTCTGCTAAATGAAGTCCGTGCACTTCATGAAAGCTAGCAAAGAAGCAAACTTGAACTCAAGAAAGTGAATGATACTGACAAGAAATCACCTTTGAATGACTCTCTCAAGATCTGtcgaaggaaaaagaaaaagacggaaggaacaaataaataatagaactAATTGATAGCAAAGAGGACAAAAAAAGTGACAtaaacatatttcaaaaaCTAGCTATACGCAAGGTCTATTTCATGGTAAACCAAAGAATTTTCTGCAATATAACAACTTAAAGTAAAGcttttaggaaaaagaaaccagAAGTGGAGGGTAGGGAGAAAATAGGAAAATCGTCTTTAAAACTGAGtcggttttatttattttttttcttataaaaaaaaaaaaaaccaatataATGCCCCTTTAAGGATAATAAGTAACTATATTGTAAGTAACTCCTTTACATGACAAAGCCCAAGTTGATAATCTAGAGTTTGCTTGTGCAATTGGAGGTTGAAGCCTCGTGCAATTACATTAGCCTAAGATGAAATTTTCTTGTCAAGACAAATAAGTAGCAGTAACTTATGtatataaaaatgtatattcaTGGTTAGAAAGCTCAGTAAATTACATCAACTTTATCACAATCTGCTACACACGCATCCCTACTATCCATTTATTAACAATAATAGCTTGTAACTCTAAAAAGAGATATAATGTGCTTTTAGACAAACTTCTTAGAATAGATTCtccaaagaaaatagagagcaCGAGTTTAAGCCATGGTGGTTATCTACCTGGTTATGGTGGTTATCTACCTGGTATTTAATATCCTAGGAGTTACCTTGCGAATTAGTAAGGTCAGACAGTTGAGGTACAAACATGTTGGCCCAGATAGTCACATATATNaaaaaaaaaaaaaaaaaaaaaaaaaaaaaaaaaaaaaaaaaaaaaaaaaaaaaaaaaaaaaaaaaaaaaaaaaaaaaaagactaagaTTCTCGAGAAAAAAAAGCAGTTCACCTTCCCAAAAATGAGAGGAATTAGCAGCATAAGAACAAGACTTCTGAGTAACTCCTTCGTTGGCACAGTGATACCAACTCCATCAGCTATAAANaaaaaaaaaaaaaaaaaaaaaaaaaaaaaaaaaaaaaagcatatgaTGGCAGTAATGTAACAATTAAGCAGATGAACAGATTATCTTTTATGTCGCggaataaaagagaaaaacaccAGAAAATACGTGTCAACTCCCTCCGACTTATGTACCCTTTTCATGTGTGTAAGAATGTCGTGAAAGTAGCTCTAtgggaaaggaaaggaaaggaaaaaaaaaaaggtggcTGGAAAAAAATGGTAGAGGGGATTTTTGGATGTATGGGAGTCTactatttcttataaaataagaataataatagtaataaagcATTGGCTTTTCTGTTGGCTAGAGTCCTTAAATAGAACTGATTCAAATACTAGACATATGGTTAATGATCTCTTCACAAAGGGTGATTTGGCTGAATTCTGCGAAATCAAATCTTGACTCCCCTTACAACCTAATCCTGTGTACAGAAGCATGTATAGAGCAATCCTCAAcatttaagaaatgattatGAGAGACCTCCATTCACAGGGACGGTATGATTTTAAACATCATGCAGTCGCTGACATGTGAAGCATAATTATAACTTATCAGAGACTGGCATACACAATTGATCAAAGTTAGGTACCCTGTAATTATGTTTTGGTACAAGGGCATCCGCCATGAATGCGGATTATACTCAAACCAAAAATTATCATATAAAGGACCACTATAGGTGATTAAAAACTGCAAAAGACCATGCTTTAGAGTTGTACACTTCTTTGAAAATTATTCCAGAAAAATAGCATTGAAAGTGGATTGAGAAAATTAGTAGTCATTTTTCCAAGTTAATGCCGTTCTTTTCGTTCTTagatagaataaaaaaaaaaaaaaccaaggaTATATCTTCAACTTACAGCCAGTATTCCCAACATATTTGATATCACTGTCATGGTCAGAGCAAGTGCAGAATTTCCACCAGCAAGCTGAGTTTGAAAAGCATATAAATGCAGTAAGAANgggggggggggggggagtAACTTTCGTACCTGTGTTAGTGCCACGCCACTTGATAATGTAGTAGGCATGCAGGTAAATATTGCTAATCCTATAAACAGTGAAAAACAATGGGTTAGATGGTGTGTTTAAACGAAAGCGGGTTTCTAATTCAAAAAAGAGAGTAAACCATAAAAGAATTCATGCAAGAGTTACATACTAATCCATATCGAGACCAAACCATAtgtatgaaattgagtttctTATCTAAAAAAAGATTCCAAATTTCCTCCTTGGTATTTGCAGTTTTATTCAAATCAGTGTGTAATTTCTTAGAGTTCCACATCAAATAAGAAGCATTAAACTTCTGGCAGACCTCaagtaatttgaatttgtacCTTGTTCTCAATGATCATTTCCTATTATAATAGCATCAATTTGAAGCAATACTAGAGTGCATTTCCTGCCGGATAAAGGACAAGGAAGACGATCTCTAACCTAAGAAGAGATGATATACCAACAGtgattacaaaaacaaaaatcctcATAAAATTGTTAAACTGATGCATTTTCTATCTGGGAAAATTAGGCCACTTGTGTAAATCAGTATATTTTGAATAAGCAACTGATTTTTCAATTAACCATGCAAACAGTTCATTGAGGTTGGTTAAGGCTAACTGGATTACTAAGTATAGTAAATACTAGGAAGCACATATGGCCACTACACAAACCTTTATTAGACCAAACTCTAGATAAAACTATGATaaccaatttcaaatttgtcttACACTGACATACTCTCAATTTAACATTGCATGTGATAGttctaatttctcttttctaaatacaaaacaaatcaTAGTTTCGGAGTATTATGCTTACATCATGAAGCTAGCAACTTCAATTTTCAGGTgaagatagaaagaaaatcCAAATGGTTAGCCAGTCCTTAATTGGATAACGGTCCGATGACAAGATGTCTAACTTGTCATTCAATGGCTAAAAGTATAAACAAACCTGTTACAAATTCTTGAGGTTGAAGATGAATTTGTAATATCAGCCTGGAAAAGTATGGAGTAAGCAAAAGAATCGAAGCCTGACAAGAAACAATAGAGGGAACGTGAATACAAGCTAAACCAAATATACCAAAACTGATACAACAATAGTGCAAATCATACCCATGAATTAAATACGCCAAAAACCTACCCATGTGAAAGgttcttcaatttatttgCAAAAGAAACTAGGACAAATAAACATCTTTTATTATGATTAAGAGGAACCATCTCAAATACACCAAGATCCATTCGAGCCATTTCTTAGTGACAAGTTCCACAATATTCTCTTTGATCCCTCATTTATGCCAAGACACGAGATCAGTGAGTACTAAAAGAGTAACCATCACATCCCACCCCCAACGGccaacacaaagaaaaaaaacctctGTTATCCTAACATCCATCCAACCTCATTGTAGAAAGCCCCTTCAAACTAGTCAGTGTCTAAAATCAGGATGAACAAACAAAAGTCTAAGAGATAAGAAATCACGTAACATGAATCACATTATCAACTCAAATACATGAGCAttagaaaagaatgaaacagataacaaattgaatttttaaaggTGCGGGAAGTAACTTCAccaataatagaaaaataggttatatatataataacataATTAGAAATATTGAGAACATACGAATACGTTCAAAGAATGAACTTAcaagctaaaaaaatagaatggaAGATTATAAGTCAGAATCATACAAGCCCATAGACTGCAACAGGCCATGCCTCCACTGAATCACTAACTTCTGAAGTACGCAATGTCAATCCTGCATAATCACATCATAAATCAAATGACGGATTACAGTTCAAAATGTACAGTTTATGTGGATAGTAAGTAACAATTCCTAACCTGAGATGACAAATATCCCAAATGTGCTAAACTTTGAGAGATAATACTTATCAGCAAGACAGCCAAGGCTTGGATTTGCAATTCCTGCTATTACACTAGAGACAAGTGCTGCATATTGTGAATTGGGGACGGGGAAGGAATAAAAACACGATAAGCAGACAGAATAAAAATCATTCCAGTCGAATGGAACTAACGACCACGCAACCTTACCTAGaggaagaaaattattatttgcgAAATTCGACAAAGCCTTGAACACCTCGTTTCCCGAACCCGAAACACCGATAGATTCGTTTATCCCTCCACCGTCATCTTTCTGAAACACAGTGATAGAATCTCATCTCAAAACCATTACATTCGATGAAAATAAACGAATGCATCAGTTTCATCATTGAGAAAGATACAAACAGAGAGAGCTTAACCTTATTGGGCAATCCGCAGGCTATAATGCGCCAAGAAATTCGGCGTTTGCGATTCAAAGCAAGAGAACTGGTACGCAATAGAGCGCCATTAGAGGAGAAACGAGAAATTTGGAAATGTAAGGCAGCTGGATTGGTTCGAGGAGACGAAACGAGAAGGCTGTGGAGGGAATTGGTTCCCGCCATCGCCATGGGATTGCCGAGCAGGAGTGAACACCGAGCAGCGTTATTCTGCAACCAGAAATTCTTTTTCcgttatttttatatatataattaaatagaataaagTGATGAACTCATTATGGCTTGAATATAAGCCTACAAAGTGATGAACTCACTCTCGCTTGAATATAAGTATACAACACTCTCGCTTGAATATAAGTAtacaaggtttgttgtagcttcttgccTCTCGTCCCTGTAATTGGACCTTTAACTATCAAAATTCTTTGATCgtggttatatatatatataatttagaaattagtaggtatataatttaataataaaaaatttccgataaattaaaatttttaaaaattattaaatttgtcccacataaattaaattaaatttctaaaaggatttattttatactacataaattaaaatttgatgtttagtagaatgttaaaaaaaaattattttatgtacaGGAGATATatgtgaatttttaaaaaataaaaatatttgaagattaaatttttaattttaaaaagtttagaaattaagaattaactaattttatttatcatttgattcgttaatgtaattaattttttgttattattactaatttttattcgttaatattattaattattaaagatGTTCGCGGATTtagtaacattttttttagccTTTTGCAAAATCAGGGAGAAGGATGAGGGGATTAGGAAGTTTGATTGTGCGAGCTCGAAGAATTCCGGGATTGAATTCTCGAGGCGTTGGGAAGATCCGATTTGTTTCTGCTGCAGCAACTTCTTCTCTATTCCGCGGCGAAGAAGCTGCTTCCGATTCTGTATCATCTAGAACTTTCTCTGATTCTTACTTGCGCTCCTGGAAATGGAACCGATTATTCGGAGGTGCGTCGATTTTGATGAACTAGCAATGGAAACGTTTCGTATTATGTGTATATAATCTGTTGTATTTTGTTGCATTCAGGACAGAGAAGAACAATGTTCATCGAAACTCAATCAACGCCGAATCCTTCGTCTCTCATGTTCTATCCTGGAAAGCCTGTTATGGAAGTTGGGAGTGCTGATTTTCCTAATGCGCGTTCGGCTATGAACTCCCCACTGGCGAGAGCCCTTTATGGTGTTGATGGTACGTAGTTTGAACTTATATTATTATCCTTTTGGGTTTCTGTTGGACTTTCGATTG
This genomic window from Cucurbita pepo subsp. pepo cultivar mu-cu-16 chromosome LG01, ASM280686v2, whole genome shotgun sequence contains:
- the LOC111781479 gene encoding probable sodium/metabolite cotransporter BASS4, chloroplastic — translated: MAMAGTNSLHSLLVSSPRTNPAALHFQISRFSSNGALLRTSSLALNRKRRISWRIIACGLPNKKDDGGGINESIGVSGSGNEVFKALSNFANNNFLPLALVSSVIAGIANPSLGCLADKYYLSKFSTFGIFVISGLTLRTSEVSDSVEAWPVAVYGLASILLLTPYFSRLILQIHLQPQEFVTGLAIFTCMPTTLSSGVALTQLAGGNSALALTMTVISNMLGILAVSFFFFXFIADGVGITVPTKELLRSLVLMLLIPLIFGKILRESFKGVADFVDGNRKLFPRINAILLSLVPWMQVSRSRSLLLMVKPEVFLVAIGMGTLLHLALLAFNALGVRILAAFSGGDESVFSRRRNVSAVVLVASQKTLPVMVAVVEQLHGALGVSGLLVLPCVAAHIIQIIIDSFLVNFWFRSNDSSNNTKVT